In one window of Bradysia coprophila strain Holo2 unplaced genomic scaffold, BU_Bcop_v1 contig_200, whole genome shotgun sequence DNA:
- the LOC119075381 gene encoding serine/threonine-protein phosphatase PP2A 65 kDa regulatory subunit has protein sequence MAASAAADKADDSLYPIAVLIDELKNEDIQLRLNSIKKLSTIALALGEERTRTELIPFLTETIYDEDEVLLALAEQLGTFTSLVGGPEYAMYLIPPLESLATVEETVVRDKAVESLRIVAAQHSAADLEANVIPTLQTLVSGDWFTSRTSACALFSVCYPRVSLAVKAELRNNFRQLCQDDTPMVRRAAASKLGEFAEVVEVEFLKSDLIPLFVQLAQDDQDSVRLLAVEACVSIAQLLRQEDVEHLVMPTLRQCASDSSWRVRYMVAEKLTDLQKAVGPEITKTDLVPAFQYLLKDTEAEVRAAAATKVKEFCKNLGGTGDTTNQVSIIMTSILPYVKELVSDMNQHVKSALASDIMGLSPILGPHNTIEHLLPLFLIQLKDECPEVRLNIISNLDCVNEVIGINQLSQSLLPAIVELAEDTKWRVRLAIIEYMPALAGQLGQEFFDQKLRGLCMGWLNDHVYAIREAATLNMKKLVEKFGSAWAEQAIIPMILVMARNKNYLHRMTCLFCINVLAEVCGADISTKMLLPTVLLLAADPVANVRFNVAKTLQKITPFLEPSVVDSQVKPALDKLNGDADVDVKHFASEAIAGIAA, from the exons aTGGCTGCCAGTGCTGCTGCTGATAAAGCTGACGATTCGCTCTATCCGATTGCTGTTCTCATTGACGAGTTGAAAAATGAAGATATTCAG TTGCGATTGAATTCGATCAAGAAACTATCGACCATTGCCTTGGCATTGGGGGAGGAAAGGACTCGTACGGAGTTGATTCCATTTTTAACAGAAACCATTTACGATGAGGACGAAGTCTTGTTGGCCTTGGCCGAACAGTTGGGAACATTCACAA GTCTTGTTGGTGGGCCAGAGTACGCGATGTATTTGATTCCACCGCTGGAGAGTTTAGCTACTGTTGAAGAAACGGTTGTACGGGACAAGGCTGTTGAATCGCTTCGCATCGTTGCCGCTCAACACAGTGCTGCCGATTTGGAGGCCAATGTCATTCCAACTCTGCAGACACTCGTCTCCGGAGATTGGTTTACTTCACGAACGTCGGCGTGTGCATTGTTTTCGGTTTGTTATCCGCGCGTTTCGTTGGCAGTCAAAGCAGAATTACGAAACAATTTCCGGCAGTTGTGCCAGGACGACACACCGATG GTTCGTCGTGCCGCTGCCAGTAAACTTGGAGAATTCGCCGAGGTCGTCGAAGTGGAATTCCTAAAATCGGATCTCATTCCGTTGTTCGTCCAACTAGCCCAAGACGATCAGGACTCCGTTCGTCTGCTGGCTGTTGAGGCTTGCGTCAGCATCGCCCAACTATTGCGACAGGAAGATGTCGAACACTTAGTTATGCCCACATTACGTCAATGTGCCAGCGATTCGTCGTGGCGTGTACGTTACATGGTGGCCGAAAAATTGACTGATCTGCAGAAGGCCGTCGGACCGGAAATAACCAAAACCGATCTGGTGCCAGCATTTCAATATCTTCTCAAGGACACAGAGGCTGAGGTGCGTGCGGCAGCCGCCACAAAAGTTAAGGAGTTTTGTAAGAATTTGGGCGGCACTGGCGACACAACCAATCAGGTGTCCATCATAATGACGTCAATATTGCCATATGTCAAGGAATTGGTGTCGGATATGAATCAGCATGTTAAATCGGCATTGGCCTCCGACATTATGGGTTTGAGTCCCATCCTAGGACCACACAATACGATCGAGCATCTGTTGCCGTTGTTTTTGATTCAGTTGAAAGATGAGTGTCCAGAGGTTCGGCTAAACATCATCTCGAATTTGGACTGTGTTAACGAAGTGATTGGAATCAATCAGTTGTCGCAG TCACTCCTCCCGGCCATTGTGGAATTAGCCGAGGACACCAAGTGGCGAGTTCGTTTAGCAATTATTGAATACATGCCCGCCTTAGCTGGTCAACTGGGGCaagaatttttcgatcaaaagTTACGTGGATTGTGCATGGGATGGTTAAACGATCACGTGTATGCGATTAGGGAGGCAGCTACATtgaacatgaaaaaattaGTCGAAAAATTCGGTTCAGCCTGGGCCGAACAGGCAATTATTCCGATGATTTTGGTGATGGCACGCAACAAGAACTACTTGCACA GAATGACCTGTCTGTTTTGCATCAATGTCCTAGCAGAAGTTTGTGGCGCAGACATCTCCACCAAAATGCTGTTGCCGACAGTTTTATTGCTAGCTGCTGATCCGGTGGCCAACGTCCGATTTAATGTTGCCAAAACATTACAGAAGATCACACCATTCTTGGAGCCAAGCGTTGTGGATTCGCAGGTTAAGCCTGCCCTAGATAAACTAAATGGCGATGCGGACGTTGACGTTAAACATTTTGCATCCGAGGCGATAGCTGGTATTGCTG CTTAA